In one window of Bdellovibrio bacteriovorus W DNA:
- a CDS encoding UDP-N-acetylglucosamine--N-acetylmuramyl- (pentapeptide) pyrophosphoryl-undecaprenol N-acetylglucosamine (COG0707 UDP-N-acetylglucosamine:LPS N-acetylglucosamine transferase): MSKKTIVIAGGGTGGHIYPGIAIARALEKMDPSVEIHFVGTSRGLESKIIPREGFPLHLIESGQLNVSSPIKKLKTLFKIPLGIWQSVRLLTQLKPLYVIGVGGYASGPFVLAASIVGFNTAIWEPNAMPGMANRFLARFVDKCFVVFDEAVKHLKNKNILRVGMPVRAEIELGSSETKENSKFHLLSFGGSQGSRVINQCLNTAVMQGGEWTENLSIVHQLGSWDYKDITDKYAGAPCEVSTFEFIFDMPKYYQWADIVVCRGGASSIAEAAAFGIIPIIVPIPAADNHQQRNAEALLEKNAGRMILQHDLTPSRLISEIQTLRKDPAMRAEMVQNIKKFYTPQAAEKIAKEILQ; encoded by the coding sequence ATGAGTAAGAAAACAATTGTAATTGCAGGTGGTGGAACTGGGGGACATATTTATCCTGGGATCGCCATCGCGCGGGCACTGGAGAAGATGGATCCTTCTGTAGAGATTCACTTTGTAGGTACGTCTCGTGGTTTAGAGTCTAAAATTATTCCCCGCGAAGGTTTCCCTCTCCACTTGATTGAATCAGGTCAGTTGAATGTCAGCAGTCCTATAAAAAAGCTAAAAACGTTATTTAAAATTCCTTTAGGAATCTGGCAGTCTGTTCGCCTTTTGACTCAGTTGAAGCCTCTGTATGTGATTGGAGTGGGCGGATATGCCTCAGGTCCCTTCGTGCTTGCGGCGAGCATTGTGGGTTTTAATACCGCGATCTGGGAGCCGAATGCGATGCCGGGGATGGCCAATCGATTCTTAGCGCGCTTCGTGGATAAGTGTTTTGTCGTTTTTGATGAGGCCGTAAAGCACCTAAAAAATAAGAACATTCTCCGAGTCGGCATGCCGGTTCGCGCAGAGATTGAGCTGGGTTCTTCAGAAACTAAGGAAAATTCAAAATTTCATTTGCTCTCTTTTGGTGGTAGTCAGGGTTCTCGCGTTATTAATCAATGCTTAAACACAGCAGTGATGCAGGGCGGGGAGTGGACTGAGAATTTGTCAATTGTCCATCAATTGGGTTCTTGGGATTACAAGGATATTACCGATAAGTATGCGGGGGCTCCCTGTGAAGTGTCGACATTCGAATTTATCTTTGATATGCCGAAGTACTACCAGTGGGCAGATATTGTTGTTTGTCGAGGCGGCGCAAGTTCTATTGCAGAGGCGGCTGCGTTCGGTATTATACCAATCATCGTTCCTATTCCGGCAGCGGATAACCACCAGCAGCGCAACGCAGAGGCGCTTTTGGAGAAAAACGCCGGCCGAATGATTTTGCAACACGATTTGACACCGAGTAGGTTGATTTCTGAAATTCAAACCTTGCGCAAAGACCCTGCGATGCGCGCGGAAATGGTTCAGAATATTAAGAAATTTTACACACCTCAGGCGGCGGAAAAAATCGCGAAGGAAATCTTACAATGA
- a CDS encoding chemotaxis protein (COG0840 Methyl-accepting chemotaxis protein): protein MKLSSKIILTIASSCLVCSLAAVAITYTKVHEQGEKQLVEKSQAILSRLEAIRTYVATQGGLKEEFAHAAEKYSDGNIPQEVKENLLRKVPIFASIQVGYADSEKDNYTFRVFANDARRKSNTPDEHEKAILQRFLDAPDLPEIVENSNKAVTVYRPVRLSAQQGCLTCHGNPSTSPWGNGKDILGYPMEDWKDGRLHGVFAVTSSKDRVIQAANNTTGSILLWALLITSTILVISFVFIRKPLGALTFVIDKLSQAGLQVSGTGREILSASHNLSNAAVRSAASIEETSASTEEVSSMVSMNTQHASRARDLAEQAQQKARIGEQEVRKLTSSMDEISKSSKRIEEIITVIDDIAFQTNLLALNASVEAARAGEHGKGFAVVADAVRGLALRSANSAKEISTLISESVEKIEQGHAVVQSSEQSLKAIVETIEDLSTLNKEISTASAEQEVGVIQINRALNEMDKITQANAAAAQECASASEDLTSQSEVLEASVIQLNAIITGQRAS, encoded by the coding sequence ATGAAACTTTCAAGCAAGATTATTCTCACTATTGCTTCGTCATGCTTGGTCTGCTCTTTGGCCGCCGTCGCCATCACCTATACTAAAGTTCATGAACAGGGCGAAAAACAACTGGTTGAGAAATCGCAAGCCATCCTAAGTCGCTTAGAAGCCATCCGCACCTACGTCGCCACTCAAGGCGGACTTAAAGAAGAATTTGCTCACGCTGCCGAAAAGTATTCAGATGGCAACATCCCGCAAGAAGTTAAAGAAAATCTGCTGCGCAAAGTTCCTATCTTTGCTTCGATTCAAGTCGGCTATGCAGATTCAGAAAAAGACAATTACACCTTCCGTGTATTTGCCAACGATGCTCGTCGCAAATCCAACACGCCAGATGAACATGAAAAAGCTATTTTACAACGCTTCTTAGATGCACCAGATCTTCCTGAGATCGTGGAGAACTCAAACAAAGCTGTTACTGTCTATAGACCCGTACGCCTAAGCGCCCAACAAGGCTGCCTCACCTGTCACGGAAACCCTTCCACGAGCCCATGGGGAAATGGAAAAGATATCTTAGGCTATCCAATGGAGGACTGGAAAGATGGCCGACTCCATGGGGTCTTTGCGGTGACATCATCAAAAGATCGCGTGATTCAAGCCGCCAACAATACCACTGGCTCTATTTTACTTTGGGCGTTGCTAATCACATCTACAATTCTTGTAATTTCATTTGTCTTTATTCGTAAGCCTCTAGGTGCTTTAACCTTTGTCATCGATAAGCTCAGCCAAGCAGGTTTGCAAGTTTCTGGAACAGGTCGCGAGATTCTTTCTGCCAGCCATAACTTGAGTAACGCCGCTGTTCGCTCCGCAGCCTCCATCGAAGAGACCTCTGCTTCCACCGAAGAAGTCTCGAGTATGGTGTCTATGAATACACAGCACGCCAGTCGCGCTCGTGACTTGGCTGAACAAGCACAGCAAAAAGCGCGCATCGGTGAACAAGAAGTGCGTAAGCTGACTTCATCGATGGATGAGATTTCAAAAAGCTCCAAGCGCATTGAAGAGATTATTACTGTAATTGATGATATTGCCTTTCAAACAAATCTCTTAGCACTGAACGCTTCCGTGGAAGCCGCCCGCGCTGGAGAACATGGAAAAGGTTTTGCCGTCGTCGCTGATGCCGTACGCGGACTCGCCCTGCGCAGCGCAAACTCTGCTAAAGAGATTTCAACTTTGATTAGTGAAAGCGTTGAAAAAATTGAGCAAGGGCACGCTGTTGTTCAATCTAGCGAACAATCCTTAAAGGCCATCGTTGAAACCATCGAAGACCTCTCTACGCTGAATAAAGAAATCTCTACGGCTAGCGCCGAGCAAGAGGTGGGTGTGATTCAAATCAATCGAGCTCTTAACGAAATGGATAAGATTACACAAGCCAATGCGGCGGCGGCTCAAGAATGCGCCTCTGCCTCTGAGGACCTCACTTCACAGTCCGAAGTGCTCGAAGCTTCTGTGATTCAGTTGAACGCCATCATCACAGGACAACGAGCGTCTTAG
- a CDS encoding cell division protein (COG1589 Cell division septal protein) — translation MLVARVKEGRCTERAEVKKLVLQLVFGVIVFPAMLTGSLYYLNSIGFFNLTAVEVSVENLPVGQEQFLEPLVTDLKSSLEKYKNVSLWKLPLKRISSEVASENWIMNLNVKRSWPTTLSVRIQPHEVKLLLMSKGGKLTPIIKEGQMLNPVDSRQAPDVALVEGDAFEKNPELRKKAVAVIEQIPDVGPFSKKTIAEIRHNKNEGFWMTLVKSGITVKMGEEQVALKASRVSQVVEYLENRQFEARVIDANLSKKVLVRLRKGP, via the coding sequence TTGCTTGTTGCTAGAGTGAAGGAAGGACGTTGTACAGAAAGAGCCGAAGTGAAAAAGTTAGTTTTACAGTTAGTGTTCGGAGTTATTGTATTTCCTGCGATGCTAACAGGGTCTCTTTACTATCTTAACTCCATTGGTTTTTTCAATCTGACAGCAGTGGAAGTCAGTGTTGAAAACTTACCAGTAGGGCAAGAGCAGTTCTTGGAGCCGCTTGTAACAGATCTAAAATCCTCCTTAGAAAAGTATAAAAATGTTTCGCTTTGGAAATTGCCTCTTAAGAGAATTTCTTCAGAGGTGGCGAGTGAGAATTGGATTATGAATTTGAATGTGAAAAGAAGTTGGCCGACGACTCTTTCAGTTCGTATTCAACCGCATGAAGTAAAACTACTTTTAATGAGTAAAGGTGGAAAGCTCACTCCTATTATTAAAGAAGGGCAGATGTTGAATCCTGTGGATTCAAGGCAAGCTCCAGATGTTGCCCTTGTAGAAGGCGACGCCTTTGAAAAAAATCCTGAGCTTCGCAAGAAAGCGGTAGCAGTGATCGAACAAATTCCGGACGTGGGACCTTTCAGCAAAAAGACCATCGCAGAAATTCGTCATAATAAAAATGAAGGTTTCTGGATGACGTTGGTGAAGTCAGGAATCACGGTGAAGATGGGGGAAGAGCAAGTTGCGCTCAAGGCTTCACGCGTGAGTCAGGTCGTTGAGTATTTGGAAAATCGTCAGTTTGAGGCGCGCGTCATAGATGCGAACCTCTCAAAGAAAGTCCTTGTCAGGTTGCGTAAGGGTCCCTAA
- a CDS encoding UDP-N-acetylmuramate--alanine ligase (COG0773 UDP-N-acetylmuramate-alanine ligase) yields MRLQNAKFHFIGIGGIGMCGLAELLHNMGARVSGSDLSENANTDRLKELGVTVHKGHSAAHVGAADVVVYSSAIRFENPEIAEARARQIPLIPRAEALAEIMRLKRGIAVAGTHGKTTTTSMTSAVFLKAELSPTIMVGGRFELIKSTAHLGSGEWLVAEADESDGSFHKLSPEIAIITNIDSDHLDHFKTFENLQKSFYDFALRVPFYGKIIACGDDPIIRSTFVNFPKRILFYGFEETNDLVVSGSGGRYALHRTDKLLGAKHLVGEFSLKFPGKHNALNAVAAICAGMAAGIPFAVCASGIELFDGVDRRFQFKGEKRGIKVYDDYGHHPTEVRAVLQAFREKYPENRLIVYFQPHRYSRTQHCWDDFMTAFKEADEVLLADIYAAGETPIPGISSEKLALDLQHKSAKYFMRDETSAQKVMGILKEGDVFVTLGAGDGWKLGIDLLSVLG; encoded by the coding sequence ATGAGACTTCAGAACGCAAAATTTCATTTTATAGGTATTGGTGGCATCGGAATGTGTGGGCTTGCAGAGCTTTTACACAATATGGGTGCCAGAGTTTCTGGAAGTGATCTTTCTGAAAATGCAAATACTGATAGATTGAAAGAGCTAGGAGTGACAGTCCACAAAGGGCATTCGGCGGCGCATGTCGGAGCTGCGGATGTTGTGGTGTACTCTAGTGCGATTCGTTTTGAAAATCCAGAAATCGCAGAAGCTCGCGCTCGTCAGATTCCATTGATTCCACGTGCAGAGGCTTTGGCAGAGATTATGCGGTTAAAACGCGGCATCGCAGTTGCGGGGACACACGGTAAAACCACCACGACATCTATGACTTCAGCAGTTTTCTTAAAAGCTGAACTAAGTCCTACTATTATGGTGGGAGGCCGCTTTGAACTTATCAAGTCCACAGCGCACTTAGGGAGCGGCGAGTGGTTGGTAGCAGAGGCCGATGAGTCTGATGGGAGTTTCCATAAACTCTCTCCTGAAATTGCCATCATCACTAATATCGACTCTGATCACTTAGATCACTTTAAAACTTTTGAGAACTTGCAAAAAAGTTTTTATGACTTTGCTTTGCGAGTACCATTCTATGGCAAAATCATCGCTTGTGGTGATGACCCAATTATTCGTTCAACGTTTGTGAACTTTCCAAAGCGAATTCTGTTCTATGGATTCGAAGAGACCAATGACTTAGTTGTTTCTGGGTCGGGTGGACGCTACGCTCTTCATCGTACGGATAAGCTCTTAGGAGCAAAACATCTCGTCGGAGAGTTCTCATTAAAGTTCCCAGGGAAACACAATGCCCTCAATGCGGTGGCAGCGATCTGCGCGGGTATGGCTGCGGGAATTCCTTTTGCAGTTTGTGCTTCAGGAATTGAGCTTTTTGATGGTGTGGATCGTCGCTTTCAGTTTAAGGGCGAAAAACGCGGTATCAAAGTTTACGATGACTATGGTCATCACCCAACAGAGGTGCGCGCTGTTCTGCAAGCTTTCAGAGAGAAATATCCTGAGAACCGTTTGATTGTTTATTTTCAACCGCATCGTTATTCAAGAACTCAGCATTGCTGGGATGATTTTATGACTGCGTTCAAGGAAGCGGATGAAGTTTTGCTGGCGGACATTTATGCCGCAGGAGAAACACCGATTCCAGGGATTAGCAGTGAAAAACTAGCACTCGATTTGCAACATAAAAGTGCCAAATACTTTATGCGTGATGAAACATCAGCTCAGAAGGTTATGGGAATCCTGAAAGAAGGAGACGTGTTCGTGACCTTGGGTGCAGGTGATGGATGGAAATTAGGAATCGATCTTCTTTCTGTTCTTGGATAA
- a CDS encoding hypothetical protein (COG0405 Gamma-glutamyltransferase): MRNLIVLFLTTLAILGCKTTLQSSPQYAQAVRKDISSSQASGTQYAIATQGVYASRAAQWAFEQGGNIIDAMVAASFVISVERPQSTGIGGGGFLVYYDSQTKKKYAIDFRERAPLRATETMFVKNGVVQNDLAQDSILSVAVPGMVAGLSEIHAKFGKLPWAENLKPSIELAENGFDLYPEFRRALLARQAQILKDPEAKKIFLVDGKVPELGVRIYQKDLAQSLRLIAEKGRNGFYKGKIADSIVGLSKKKKGIISQKDLDTYTVKWRDPVEAKYKNFDIVSMPPPSSGGIHVIQFLEFLEGDSLRSKKPLSTESIHLAASALQSSFSDRAKYLGDPDFVKVPVKGLISKEYVKSRRQEVDLTKARKMSQVQAGIPQAYESVETTHLSIIDAQGNAVSSTQTINGWMGSGIVAPGTGIVLNNEMDDFSAQEGASNLFGAVGGKPNAIAPLKTPLSSMSPTIVMKDDKPVLAVGAPGGTRIISCVAQTILNYLEFQMPLVDSVSSIRYHHQWQPDTLFFDPPGPAPEVTKSLEEMGYKVSIEPVPCYVMAVSKEGKTLRAVADPRDIGIGIAK; encoded by the coding sequence ATGAGAAATCTTATTGTCCTCTTTCTTACTACGCTCGCCATTCTTGGTTGTAAGACGACGCTTCAATCAAGTCCTCAGTATGCACAAGCCGTTCGTAAAGATATTTCTAGCTCTCAAGCATCGGGAACTCAATACGCTATTGCCACTCAAGGTGTTTACGCCAGTAGGGCGGCTCAGTGGGCCTTTGAACAAGGGGGGAATATCATAGATGCTATGGTCGCAGCCTCTTTTGTAATTTCGGTCGAACGACCTCAGTCGACGGGAATTGGTGGTGGAGGATTCTTAGTCTATTACGATTCTCAAACGAAAAAAAAGTATGCTATTGATTTTCGTGAAAGAGCACCTTTAAGAGCTACGGAAACCATGTTCGTAAAAAATGGCGTGGTTCAAAATGATCTTGCACAAGACAGTATCCTGAGTGTGGCAGTTCCAGGAATGGTTGCGGGGTTAAGTGAAATCCACGCGAAGTTTGGAAAACTTCCTTGGGCTGAAAATCTAAAACCTAGTATTGAGTTGGCAGAAAATGGTTTTGATTTGTATCCCGAGTTTCGTCGGGCTCTTCTTGCTCGCCAAGCACAAATATTAAAAGACCCAGAGGCTAAAAAAATCTTTCTTGTGGATGGAAAAGTTCCAGAGTTAGGGGTGCGAATCTATCAGAAGGATCTTGCTCAGAGTTTGCGTCTCATTGCTGAAAAAGGAAGAAATGGATTTTATAAAGGCAAGATAGCAGACTCTATTGTGGGGCTATCGAAAAAGAAAAAAGGCATTATCTCGCAAAAAGATTTAGACACCTACACCGTTAAGTGGCGAGATCCTGTTGAAGCTAAATACAAAAACTTTGATATCGTCTCGATGCCACCACCAAGTTCAGGTGGCATCCACGTCATTCAGTTTTTAGAGTTTTTAGAAGGAGATTCGTTAAGATCAAAGAAGCCTCTTTCAACGGAGTCGATTCATCTTGCGGCGTCAGCTTTGCAATCTTCTTTTTCCGATCGCGCGAAATATCTCGGAGACCCTGACTTCGTGAAAGTTCCAGTGAAAGGGTTGATCTCTAAGGAATACGTCAAAAGTCGCAGGCAAGAAGTTGATTTGACGAAAGCGCGAAAAATGTCGCAGGTACAGGCGGGGATTCCACAAGCCTACGAGTCCGTCGAAACTACTCATTTATCTATAATAGATGCACAAGGAAATGCCGTGAGTTCAACTCAGACGATCAATGGTTGGATGGGCTCGGGGATTGTAGCCCCGGGAACAGGAATTGTTCTTAATAATGAAATGGATGACTTCTCTGCTCAAGAGGGGGCGAGTAATTTATTTGGAGCCGTTGGAGGTAAGCCGAATGCGATTGCTCCATTAAAAACGCCACTCAGTAGTATGTCGCCAACAATAGTTATGAAAGATGATAAGCCGGTTCTTGCGGTGGGCGCACCCGGGGGAACAAGAATTATTAGCTGTGTGGCGCAGACAATTTTGAACTATCTGGAGTTCCAAATGCCATTGGTGGATTCTGTTTCATCCATTCGGTACCACCATCAATGGCAACCGGATACGCTCTTTTTTGATCCTCCAGGGCCTGCTCCCGAGGTGACGAAGTCATTAGAAGAGATGGGTTATAAAGTGAGTATTGAACCCGTACCTTGTTACGTAATGGCTGTTTCTAAAGAGGGAAAAACTTTAAGAGCTGTCGCAGATCCACGAGATATTGGAATAGGGATCGCTAAGTAA
- a CDS encoding cell division protein FtsW (COG0772 Bacterial cell division membrane protein) — MLRYLSSSLFLAIITLLGIGLVQVYSSSFIFAIESYGDGLYFFKRQLIFAIISFGVLIGTIHIPFKYFEKYGWALWLVAALGVAATFIPGVGVKVGGAARWLRLPLGLRFEPGELLKITFSIWFASLLVRQSSFLSRIKMHWLFLMMVAPLMLLLKQPDFGTFAIIILVGVALLFAFGLQWKYIAGAFAIILPAFYFLVMMVPYRKARVLAFLDPWADPAQKGFQVIQSMLSFHSGGLTGVGLGQGQGKLFFLPEAHTDFTMAVLGEEMGFVGFVLILALYGFVVFRGIQISVKSEEPFKKALCLGLSVTFALSVFINAGVVMGLLPTKGLTLPFLSYGGSSLISLCFMFGLILNVENSLESDKFSRRFGNRWNASRVKGS; from the coding sequence ATGTTGCGATATCTTTCTAGCAGCCTTTTTCTGGCTATCATCACACTTCTTGGAATTGGTTTAGTTCAGGTTTATTCATCTAGTTTTATCTTCGCGATTGAATCCTATGGGGACGGACTTTACTTTTTCAAACGCCAGCTTATCTTTGCCATTATTTCCTTTGGTGTTTTAATTGGCACCATTCACATTCCTTTTAAGTACTTCGAAAAATACGGCTGGGCCCTTTGGTTAGTAGCAGCACTTGGAGTGGCGGCGACGTTTATTCCAGGGGTGGGGGTGAAGGTAGGCGGAGCTGCTCGTTGGTTGCGCTTGCCTCTTGGTTTGCGTTTTGAGCCAGGTGAGCTTTTGAAGATCACTTTTAGTATTTGGTTTGCAAGCCTCTTGGTTCGTCAGAGTAGTTTCCTAAGCAGAATTAAAATGCATTGGTTGTTTTTGATGATGGTGGCGCCATTAATGCTGCTCTTAAAGCAACCTGACTTCGGAACTTTTGCAATTATCATTTTAGTGGGCGTGGCTCTGCTTTTTGCTTTTGGTTTGCAGTGGAAATACATCGCCGGAGCTTTTGCGATTATTCTTCCGGCATTTTACTTTTTAGTGATGATGGTGCCATATCGTAAGGCCCGTGTTTTGGCATTTTTAGATCCTTGGGCAGATCCTGCGCAGAAGGGTTTTCAAGTCATTCAAAGTATGTTGAGTTTTCACTCTGGTGGATTAACGGGGGTAGGACTTGGTCAAGGTCAGGGCAAACTCTTCTTCTTACCTGAAGCGCACACCGATTTTACAATGGCGGTTTTAGGTGAGGAAATGGGATTTGTCGGATTCGTACTTATTCTTGCCCTGTATGGATTTGTTGTGTTCCGTGGCATTCAGATTTCTGTGAAATCAGAAGAGCCTTTTAAAAAAGCTCTCTGCCTTGGTTTATCAGTGACTTTTGCACTCAGCGTATTTATCAATGCTGGAGTTGTAATGGGATTGCTTCCAACGAAAGGTTTAACCCTGCCATTTCTCAGTTATGGTGGAAGCTCGTTGATCTCATTGTGTTTTATGTTTGGATTAATTCTGAATGTGGAAAACTCGTTAGAGAGTGATAAATTTTCAAGACGATTCGGAAATCGTTGGAATGCATCGAGAGTAAAAGGTTCATGA
- a CDS encoding phospho-N-acetylmuramoyl-pentapeptide- transferase (COG0472 UDP-N-acetylmuramyl pentapeptide phosphotransferase/UDP-N-acetylglucosamine-1-phosphate transferase), protein MLYQWLYSMADQFSPLNVFRYITVRTFISFFTAFLLCWIWGPHFINRLKMKHFGQSIRDDGPQTHKKKAGTPTMGGGLILLSTLIPCLLWVDMTNPLVWGVLIVTWGFGLIGYIDDWLKVSKKNSKGLSGKIRLAGEFAISGLVVAYLVHYHSLSTAVTIPFMKSISWDLGNFYILFASLVIVGTANAVNLTDGLDGLAIVPVMISAATLGLFAYVTGHFSIASYLQIPHVMGAGELTPVAATVVAAGMGFLWFNTYPAQVFMGDVGSLSLGGFLGTMAVMTQNELLMVLLGGVFVVEALSVITQVISFKTTGKRVFKMAPIHHHFELGGLTETKIIVRFWIISILLAVLSLATLKLR, encoded by the coding sequence ATGCTTTATCAATGGCTCTACTCGATGGCTGATCAGTTTTCACCGCTGAATGTCTTCCGATACATCACCGTGCGAACTTTCATTTCTTTTTTTACCGCGTTTTTACTGTGCTGGATTTGGGGTCCACACTTCATCAATCGTTTGAAGATGAAGCATTTTGGTCAAAGTATTCGCGATGATGGTCCTCAGACTCATAAGAAAAAAGCAGGCACACCGACAATGGGTGGTGGGTTGATTCTTCTTTCGACTCTGATTCCATGTCTTTTGTGGGTTGATATGACGAACCCATTGGTGTGGGGAGTATTGATCGTCACTTGGGGTTTTGGTTTGATCGGTTATATCGATGACTGGTTGAAAGTGAGTAAGAAAAACTCAAAAGGTCTTTCAGGCAAGATTCGTTTAGCAGGCGAGTTTGCGATCAGTGGTTTAGTTGTTGCCTACTTGGTGCACTATCACAGCTTAAGCACGGCTGTGACAATTCCATTCATGAAATCAATTTCTTGGGATTTAGGTAACTTCTATATCCTTTTTGCTTCATTGGTGATTGTGGGAACTGCGAATGCCGTGAATTTGACGGATGGTCTTGATGGTTTGGCAATTGTTCCAGTGATGATTTCAGCAGCCACGCTAGGTCTTTTTGCCTATGTGACAGGTCACTTCTCGATTGCTTCCTATTTGCAAATCCCTCACGTGATGGGAGCTGGAGAGTTAACACCTGTGGCAGCAACTGTTGTTGCCGCAGGTATGGGTTTCCTATGGTTCAATACTTACCCAGCACAAGTTTTCATGGGAGACGTAGGATCTTTATCATTAGGTGGTTTTTTAGGAACCATGGCAGTGATGACACAAAACGAATTGTTAATGGTTCTTTTAGGAGGAGTTTTCGTAGTCGAAGCCCTTTCCGTGATCACACAAGTCATTTCGTTCAAAACGACAGGAAAGAGAGTCTTTAAAATGGCTCCGATTCATCATCATTTTGAACTTGGGGGACTGACCGAAACGAAGATCATCGTTCGTTTTTGGATCATTTCTATTTTGTTAGCTGTTTTAAGTTTAGCCACTCTAAAGTTGAGGTAA
- a CDS encoding hypothetical protein (COG0771 UDP-N-acetylmuramoylalanine-D-glutamate ligase), whose translation MFKEYSELKDKRILVVGLGKTGVALAHFLTKYGAQVTVTDHKSKPELSTQLEQLGDLPIKYELGGHSPKTFIAQDLVILSPGVPSNLKIFEYARSQGIKITGEFEFSAGFIKEPIIALTGTNGKTTVAKITEAILRESGVSTWVGGANDKPLVEYLRLDTRSQVVIAEVSSFMLEHCESFNPMNVVFTNLAENHLDRYRSMEEYVNAKRKIFKNTNQATTSILNADDNAVVELARDPAVQRGRIFYFSRKPALEPQIMNIGGAVNIGDEIRVRTGPEIETFTIKNIKMRGKHAIENMMAAILASREHGATREAVQKVIDSFGSLPHRIEYVRKVGGVMFYNDSKATNVHAVLRALDTFDENVILIAGGKDTNLNYEPLRTAVKRKVKTLILVGEAKERINRDLGDFSETFLIGTFEEAVLIAYQKSRIGDVVLLSPGCSSFDMFDSFEERGEYFKEIVRKFN comes from the coding sequence ATGTTTAAAGAGTACAGTGAATTAAAAGATAAAAGAATCCTAGTAGTCGGTTTAGGAAAAACAGGTGTAGCGCTTGCGCACTTCCTGACTAAATACGGCGCGCAGGTGACTGTAACGGATCATAAATCTAAGCCGGAATTGTCAACTCAGCTAGAGCAGTTGGGTGATCTTCCGATTAAGTATGAGTTGGGTGGACATAGCCCTAAAACTTTTATTGCTCAGGACCTTGTGATTCTTTCTCCAGGTGTACCGAGCAATTTAAAGATTTTTGAATACGCTAGATCTCAAGGAATTAAAATCACAGGAGAGTTTGAATTCTCTGCGGGATTTATTAAAGAGCCTATCATTGCATTGACAGGAACTAACGGTAAAACCACTGTTGCAAAAATCACGGAAGCGATTTTGCGTGAATCAGGTGTTTCTACATGGGTTGGTGGGGCCAATGATAAACCACTTGTGGAATACCTACGCCTTGATACTAGATCTCAGGTAGTGATTGCGGAAGTGTCTAGCTTCATGCTTGAGCACTGTGAGAGCTTTAACCCAATGAATGTCGTATTTACGAATCTAGCTGAAAACCATTTAGATCGTTACCGTTCAATGGAAGAGTATGTAAACGCAAAACGTAAGATCTTTAAAAATACGAACCAAGCAACGACAAGCATTTTAAATGCGGATGACAATGCAGTGGTTGAGTTGGCAAGAGATCCAGCGGTGCAAAGAGGACGTATTTTCTACTTCTCTCGTAAGCCGGCTCTAGAGCCACAAATTATGAATATTGGTGGAGCTGTAAATATTGGTGATGAGATTCGTGTAAGAACGGGTCCTGAAATTGAAACCTTCACAATCAAGAACATCAAAATGCGCGGTAAACACGCCATTGAAAATATGATGGCAGCTATCTTGGCTTCTCGCGAACACGGCGCTACACGCGAAGCTGTGCAAAAAGTGATCGACAGTTTTGGTTCACTTCCGCATAGAATCGAGTACGTACGCAAAGTGGGTGGAGTGATGTTTTACAACGACTCTAAGGCGACGAACGTACATGCTGTATTAAGAGCTCTAGATACGTTTGATGAAAACGTAATTCTTATTGCGGGCGGTAAAGATACGAACTTGAATTATGAGCCACTGCGCACGGCTGTGAAGAGAAAAGTAAAAACTTTGATCTTAGTAGGTGAGGCAAAAGAGCGTATCAATCGTGATCTTGGTGACTTCTCTGAAACGTTCTTAATTGGAACATTCGAAGAGGCTGTTTTGATTGCTTACCAAAAGTCTAGGATTGGAGACGTAGTTCTTCTGTCTCCAGGTTGTTCAAGCTTCGATATGTTCGATAGCTTTGAAGAAAGAGGCGAGTACTTCAAAGAAATTGTTAGAAAATTTAACTAG